A stretch of DNA from Verrucomicrobiia bacterium:
TTAAACCGTCCTACGCATTTTTTAACGCTAACGAATCAAGCACATGGCCTACACGACCTGCACTGTCCCCGCTGGCGAGAAGATCTCCATCAGCAAGGGTGTCCTCCAAGTCCCCAACAACCCCATCATCCCGTTCATCCGCGGTGACGGCACGGGGCCGGATATTTGGGCCTCCAGCGTCCGCGTCTTTGATGCCGCGGTGGAAAAAGCCTACGGCGGCCAGAAGAAGATCTCCTGGATGGAAGTATCCGCCGGGGAAGCCTCGTTCAAGCAATACAACAACTGGTTGCCGGATGACACCGTGGAAGCCTTCAAGGAATTCCTCGTCGGCATCAAGGGACCGCTCACTACGCCTGTCGGTGGTGGTATCCGTTCTTTGAACGTCGCGCTGCGCCAGATGCTGGACCTCTACGTCTGCCTGCGCCCCGTGCAATATTTCACCGGCGTTCCCAGCCCGGTGAAGGCTCCGGAAAAGGTGGACATGGTCATCTTCCGCGAGAATACCGAAGACATCTACGCCGGTATCGAATTCAAAGGTGGCACGCCGGAAGCGGCGAAGGTGCTCGATTTCCTCGCCAAGGAATTCCCGAAAGATTTCGCCAAGATCCGTTTCGGCACGCAGGAGAAGATCGCTGAATACATGGCGCAAGCCTCCGGCGGTCACGGCGCTCCGCCGGTCGAAGTCGGTCTTGGCATCAAGCCGGTGTCCGCCGTCGGCACGATCCGCCTCATGAAGTCCGCTGTGGAATACGCGATCAAGAACAAGCGCAAGAGCGTCACGATCGTCCATAAGGGCAACATCATGAAGTTCACGGAAGGTGCCTTCCGCGATTGGGCTTATGGTGCCTCCAAGCGCATCTTCGGAGACAAGGTCTATACGTGGGCCCAGTGGGAAGCCACGAAGAAGGAAAAGGGCGAAGAAGCCGCGAACGCCGAACAGAAGGCCGCGCTCGCCGGTGGGGCCATCCTCATCAAGGACGCCATTGCGGACATCGCCCTGCAACAGGTGCTCACGCGCCCGGAAGACTTCGACGTCATCGCCACATTGAACTTGAACGGTGACTACCTCTCCGACGCTCTTGCTGCGCAAGTCGGTGGCATCGGCATCGCTCCTGGTGGTAACATCAACTACGTCAGCGGCCACGCCATCTTCGAAGCCACGCACGGCACCGCGCCGAAGTATGCGGGCAAAGACATGGTGAACCCTGGCTCCGTCGTCCTCTCCGGCGAAATGATGCTCCGCTATATGGGTTGGACCGAAGCGGCCGATCTCATCCTCAAGGGCCTGAACGGCGCCATCGCCAGCAAGCGCGTGACGTATGACTTCGCGCGCCTCATGGAAGGCGGCACGCAGATCAAGTGCTCCGAGTTCGGTGATAACATCATCAAGCACATGTAAGCACGGGTGATCGAAGTTTAAGCTAGTGACAAGCGGCTCAGAGAAATCTGAGCCGCTTGTTTATGCTGTGATTTCTCCGCTTTGAAGCAGAATGGTTACACCATTGAGATCATTACACAACACGAGACGTTTTGCTGTGCAGGACTTCTCCAAGCCAGGAGTTTGGGCCGCCAGAAACCGCTTCTACGCATTTGGTTTGGTTCCGGCCTGCG
This window harbors:
- the icd gene encoding isocitrate dehydrogenase (NADP(+)); this encodes MAYTTCTVPAGEKISISKGVLQVPNNPIIPFIRGDGTGPDIWASSVRVFDAAVEKAYGGQKKISWMEVSAGEASFKQYNNWLPDDTVEAFKEFLVGIKGPLTTPVGGGIRSLNVALRQMLDLYVCLRPVQYFTGVPSPVKAPEKVDMVIFRENTEDIYAGIEFKGGTPEAAKVLDFLAKEFPKDFAKIRFGTQEKIAEYMAQASGGHGAPPVEVGLGIKPVSAVGTIRLMKSAVEYAIKNKRKSVTIVHKGNIMKFTEGAFRDWAYGASKRIFGDKVYTWAQWEATKKEKGEEAANAEQKAALAGGAILIKDAIADIALQQVLTRPEDFDVIATLNLNGDYLSDALAAQVGGIGIAPGGNINYVSGHAIFEATHGTAPKYAGKDMVNPGSVVLSGEMMLRYMGWTEAADLILKGLNGAIASKRVTYDFARLMEGGTQIKCSEFGDNIIKHM